In Erinaceus europaeus chromosome 10, mEriEur2.1, whole genome shotgun sequence, one DNA window encodes the following:
- the NUDT2 gene encoding bis(5'-nucleosyl)-tetraphosphatase [asymmetrical], which yields MALRACGLIIFRRHLLPKVDNNSIEFLLLQASNGIHHWTPPKGHVEPGENDLDTALRETQEEAGIGAGQLIIIEGFKKELNYVAWNKPKTVIYWLAEVKDYNVEIRLSHEHQAYRWLGLDEACQLAQFEEMKAVLQEGHQFLCSTKA from the exons ATGGCCCTGCGAGCATGTGGCTTGATCATCTTCCGAAGACACCTCCTTCCCAAGGTGGACAACAATTCCATTGAGTTTCTTCTTCTGCAGGCCTCAAATGGCATCCATCACTGGACACCTCCCAAAG GCCACGTAGAACCAGGAGAAAATGACCTGGACACAGCTTTGCGAGAAACACAGGAAGAAGCTGGCATCGGAGCCGGCCAGCTGATCATCATTGAAGGGTTCAAAAAGGAGCTCAATTATGTGGCCTGGAATAAGCCTAAAACAGTCATCTACTGGCTGGCAGAGGTAAAGGACTACAACGTAGAGATCCGCCTCTCCCATGAGCACCAGGCCTACCGCTGGCTGGGACTGGACGAGGCCTGCCAGTTGGCTCAGTTTGAGGAGATGAAGGCAGTGCTCCAAGAAGGACACCAGTTTCTCTGCTCTACAAAGGCCTGA